The Besnoitia besnoiti strain Bb-Ger1 chromosome Unknown contig00014, whole genome shotgun sequence genome contains a region encoding:
- a CDS encoding uncharacterized protein (encoded by transcript BESB_026830) yields the protein MGKPQESLGTAAQGVLPGAVTSSLQAATRLPVPFCASSGQCTFRAMRRTFLAVTLLAYTMFARERVLETPLTDRNAGAPSNAHFSSLLPRCLWSSAGASRKTLQDDDELTAGARAFKGLLAHLGQFAKDTTAALRRTVHRGLSVARQTDTFKSLKYAVKQERIMTTGRVEHFLSGLGSGLKRFLASVDVVHPAEREVVLPELLKKRPNLVAVLFKYAGLEAFTDAAEAFRRLQEFLGSFNYILKLTKEGEANDDLSADSNEDLGGAAARVNLPINKADDKDEGQRNKRDNAFRGDQGYSYRRQWTRGRTANVAESGLKMFEREVGFHLAFLADILTNTPGDTEVLKQYARRMLPRLKDVFGAAWSVASTTLTGGECIFHLRYLTDYLNELSIIDVELGYLSSMLPPSRPPFDPESYYYGTPTIGFDE from the coding sequence ATGGGAAAGCCTCAAGAATCCCTCGGGACTGCCGCCCAGGGCGTGCTGCCTGGGGCCGTGACGTCCTCACTTcaagcagcgacgcggctgccagttcccttctgcgcgtcttccggGCAGTGCACTTTTCGCGCGATGCGACGGACTTTTCTGGCTGTCACTTTGCTGGCGTACACCATGTTtgcgagagagcgagtgCTTGAGACTCCGCTGACGGATAGAAACGCCGGGGCCCCTTCGAATGCCCACTTTTCTTCCCTACTGCCACGTTGTCTGTGGTCGTCTGCCGGCGCATCGAGGAAAACACTTCAGGACGATGACGAGTTGACCGCGGGGGCCCGCGCGTTCAAGGGGTTGCTTGCTCACCTTGGTCAGTTTGCAAAAGACACCACTGCAGCCCTCCGGCGGACGGTTCACCGTGGCTTGTCCGTAGCGAGGCAGACCGACACGTTTAAGTCACTCAAGTACGCGGTGAAACAGGAACGGATTATGACGACAGGACGCGTGGAGCACTTCCTGTCAGGTTTGGGGAGCGGCTTAAAGCGGTTCCTAGCTAGTGTGGATGTCGTCCACCCCGCCGAGAGAGAAGTTGTCTTACCCGAGTTGCTCAAGAAACGTCCCAATCTTGTGGCTGTGCTCTTCAAGTACGCAGGGCTTGAAGCATTcacagacgctgcagaggccttCAGACGTCTCCAAGAGTTCCTGGGTAGCTTCAATTACATACTGAAACTTACCAAGGAAGGAGAAGCCAACGACGATCTTTCAGCGGACTCCAACGAGGATCTagggggcgccgcggctcgggtGAACTTGCCCATCAATAAGGCAGACGACAAAGATGAAGGACAGCGGAACAAGAGGGATAACGCCTTTCGGGGGGACCAAGGATATAGTTATAGGAGACAGTGGACCCGCGGCCGGACGGCGAATGTGGCTGAGAGTGGCCTCAAGATGTTTGAGAGGGAGGTGGGGTTCCACCTAGCTTTCCTCGCGGACATTCTAACCAATACGCCGGGAGACACAGAAGTTTTGAAACAGTATGCTCGCCGGATGTTGCCGCGACTGAAAGACGTCTTCGGAGCAGCCTGGAGTGTCGCTTCCACGACGCTGACTGGCGGCGAGTGCATATTTCATTTACGCTATTTGACTGACTACTTGAATGAGCTGTCGATTATCGACGTCGAACTCGGCTACTTGAGCTCAATGCTGCCGCCTTCCCGTCCGCCGTTCGATCCTGAAAGCTACTACTACGGCACTCCGACCATTGGGTTTGATGAGTAG
- a CDS encoding uncharacterized protein (encoded by transcript BESB_026840), producing the protein MRRCLAIFVVAASLVSLCVPSSLRREVSWGLVNAASTQRAAAIKNAAGDNAIPEASVLRSGSCVAGLMVDWLSEVASQVRNDVKNGVLHKMSQLRMSTLYKRAKQLVNPTPIEGTEVATKLDRIGEGIVAFVHTFNRVPPSRRAAVYGRVFETSAQLRQLQRKYVNLEAYLSAKATLESLEVLRRLMEELYGALENVCRAVGTATPPPSTPNALKTSSTRLPANSTACSSHSSFVLTNEETVIPELGIFIRNMLLRMKRVFVLAWRFGVFLPVAEALGRRRTIVDYVDELVVFDEELKTFGPDRGVSGSPRGGRPRKRALLGSQHLCRQTERRRLRGLHGTRSGLDVLQIVGERQQREQRAMANVQGRSVRPSRALSVVLGWEATAKMCAIELLRCVGACGRCSQPASCFLAGYWYLTRHPDVI; encoded by the coding sequence ATGAGGAGGTGTTTGGCGATCTTTGTGGTTGcggcctccctcgtctctctctgtgtgccCAGCTCCCTGCGCAGGGAAGTTTCATGGGGCCTGGTCAACGCTGCGTCGACCCAGAGGGCTGCTGCGATCAAGAATGCAGCGGGGGACAACGCGATCCCCGAGGCTTCGGTGCTGCGCAGCGGGTCGTGCGTCGCTGGCCTCATGGTGGACTGGCTGTCGGAAGTCGCCTCGCAAGTTCGTAACGACGTGAAGAACGGCGTCCTGCACAAGATGTCGCAGCTCCGCATGTCGACTCTGTATAAGCGCGCGAAGCAACTTGTGAACCCGACCCCCATCGAGGGCACGGAGGTGGCGACCAAGCTTGACCGCATCGGCGAAGGCATTGTGGCCTTCGTCCATACGTTCAATCGAgttccgccgtcgcggcgggcggctgtCTACGGGCGCGTGTTTGAGAccagcgcgcagctgcgtcagCTGCAACGCAAATACGTGAATCTCGAGGCGTATCTCTCCGCCAAAGCGACCCTCGAGAGCCTGGAGGTCCTCAGGCGCTTGATGGAGGAATTGTACGGGGCGCTGGAGAATGTGTGCAGAGCGGTCGGGACGGCTACCCCTCCGCCGTCGACTCCAAATGCGCTCAAAACGTCCTCGACAAGGTTGCCAGCCAATTCGACCGCGTGCTCTTCACACTCCAGCTTCGTGCTGACCAACGAAGAGACAGTCATCCCCGAACTCGGGATTTTCATTCGCAATATGCTCCTGCGCATGAAGAGAGTGTTTGTCCTCGCGTGGCGCTTCGGTGTGTTCCTGCCggtcgccgaggcgctgGGAAGGCGACGGACCATAGTCGACTACGTGGACGAACTCGTGGTATTCGACGAGGAACTCAAAACGTTCGGTCCTGATCGAGGGGTTTCTGGGTCACCACGGGGAGGACGACCCCGAAAACGAGCACTACTGGGTTCCCAACATCTCTGCCGGCAAACtgagcgacgacgacttCGCGGCCTTCACGGCACCCGCTCGGGCCTCGACGTCTTACAGATCGTGggagagcgacagcagcgagagcagCGGGCGATGGCTAATGTCCAAGGGCGCTCTGTGCGGCCCTCACGGGCGTTGTCAGTCGTGCTCGGCTGGGAAGCGACAGCGAAAATGTGTGCCATAGAGCTACTGCGGTGTGTGGGTGCCTGCGGGCGGTGTTCGCAACCTGCCTCCTGTTTCCTCGCAGGTTATTGGTATCTCACACGGCATCCTGATGTGATTTGA
- a CDS encoding sjoegren syndrome nuclear autoantigen 1 family protein (encoded by transcript BESB_026820) — protein sequence MTSTTNSNLHNYNHELVACIDDLRRKREEVNRQLIKEEEDKAKVQKEIIILQERLQKLNESLARKIQARNEYDKTILETEAAYTKAKSAQTLLHVLKRESVHLGRKTAGDPGDVPGTGLSGIGSEFVPGSVPEQRQRRLGGAKSGSGAF from the exons ATGACGAGCACAACGAATTCCAATCTGCATAATTACAATCACGAGCTCGTGGCCTGCATCGACGATCTGCGCCGCAAGCGCGAAGAAGTCAACCGGCAGCTTATTAAA gaagaggaggacaaAGCGAAAGTGCAGAAAGAGATTATCATTCTGCAAGAGCGGCTCCAGAAGCTGAACG AAAGCCTGGCTCGCAAAATCCAGGCGAGAAACGAGTACGACAAAACCATCTTGGAAACGGAGGCAGCATACACGAAGGCAA AATCTGCACAGACGCTGCTGCACGTTCTCAAGCGAGAGTCTGTACATCTCGGCAGGAAAACGGCGGGCGATCCGGGTGATGTGCCAGGAACTGGTCTTTCAGGAATTGGATCAGAGTTTGTACCCGGCAGCGTACCCGAGCAGCGCCAACGACGCCTGGGAGGAGCCAAATCGGGTTCTGGTGCTTTTTAG
- a CDS encoding Got1 family protein (encoded by transcript BESB_026810), which yields MLDDNQKIGVAFCCLGLCLGGVGIFLLLDRALLTLGNVAFLFGLVLLLGVRKTLAFFFLRPEKRRSSIIFIVGVFLIAFGYSFLGLPLQLYGLLQLFSSFLPQVLSAARLSPVGSWILQLPGIKQCTKWLLDQDKSHLPY from the coding sequence ATGCTTGACGACAACCAGAAGATCGGGGTagccttctgctgcctcgGTCTGTGTCTCGGGGGCGTTGGCATATTTCTGCTTCTTGATCGCGCGCTTCTGACTCTGGGAAACGTCGCGTTTCTCTTCGGTCTGGTGTTGCTGTTGGGCGTTCGGAAGACGcttgctttcttcttccttcgtcCGGAAAAGCGAAGGTCTTCTATCATCTTCATCGTCGGCGTGTTTTTGATAGCGTTTGGCTACTCTTTCCTCGGGCTGCCCCTTCAGCTCTACGGTCTCCTCCAACTCTTCTCGTCGTTCCTTCCTCAAGTTCTGTCGGCGGCTAGGCTATCGCCGGTTGGCTCGTGGATTCTGCAGCTTCCTGGTATCAAGCAGTGCACGAAGTGGCTTCTGGATCAAGACAAAAGCCATCTACCGTATTGA
- a CDS encoding uncharacterized protein (encoded by transcript BESB_026850): protein MKVPEKSSFIFGKARQSLLLPRDFNAGGQSKSPIRWMTVDFVSTAEAEKLEVDVHAFLFTHDGEYIDCIFYKNPTLAGKGVRLQGTTLYLDLYALPARAGFVVVTLAVYSGGTLTDLTKCCTQVRAYIPKDPLAASKPASAGSFPSPTDHWEAILATMDITASVIGQAADAKGMLNCLLVEEDGSWFLKALLQPVAAFTPHALIESAQRATRRYRFAVAHDKDTFAVPLGELLEAAQEGKQMRLERDTGEVDDAELDMQLGEFERLQGLDGAGSPSARYRGNQKGADDTRRGIFDRFGGKRDDETASAGGGSTPSRLPRDLSVGESDDEGSGGRTAASARRDPTQKGRSGGSLGTDDDDMDEHQRQLEELQKQGTLDILREFMEPSEMGAGSTEGAETDSRESSLNGFGFERTRFGAGASGRGKGDLTGSGRRVSWDDISESDRARLLSVRDSRLRELVDEKFQKDREWTEGVNRRLEMLERGLADVTRAVQQVADGTKEMNVKVQKWFAVTAAQLDKLQRGDGAPGPDPNFLASLETRLHSMERDAEERADNRGSVGRQLRDIDHRMTIGERYQQQISQTLAELKIQLAGVERRLGGITPASTGEKPAVPQLVVDEIVVADGRSRWSHPLLTEDEEEEGDETEQEEAQTPRRPWRCCYCCAKKPASRASREACAGSAGHEGTPSGRATRGLSDSGDAGSRSKDLPELLSTTEAVLKKAEKIDRYGEELGDLIRCLASSTAPDGLKGLNSIERKLLAFAGTPQTFEALHTFESALDRLRVTGAGLPDSPALY, encoded by the exons ATGAAGGTCCCGGAGAAAAGCTCGTTCATTTTCGGCAAAGCCCGACAGTCgcttctcctccctcgcgaTTTCAATGCGGGCGGGCAGTCGAAGTCGCCGATCCGATGGATGACCGTTGACTTCGTCAGCACGGCTGAAGCCGAGAAACTGGAAGTCG ACGTGCATGCCTTTCTCTTCACTCACGACGGCGAATACATCGACTGCATCTTCTATAAGAACCCGACGCTGGCTGGCAAAGGTGTGCGGCTCCAGGGAACAACTTTGTACTTGGATCTATACGCCCTACCTGCGAGGGCCGGCTTCGTCGTCGTGACGCTTGCCGTCTACTCCGGCGGCACCTTGACAGACCTCACAAAATGCTGTACTCAA GTTAGGGCCTACATCCCGAAGGACCCTCTAGCGGCATCCAAgcccgcgtctgcggggTCATTTCCGTCGCCCACAGACCACTGGGAGGCGATTTTAGCGACGATGGACATCACGGCGTCGGTCATTGGTCAAGCGGCCGATGCAAAAGGAATGCTAAATTGCCTGCTTGTAGAGGAGGATGGCAGCTGGTTTctgaaggcgctgctgcagcccgtCGCGGCCTTCACGCCTCACGCACTGATCGAGTCCGCACAG AGAGCCACGAGAAGATACCGCTTCGCCGTTGCCCACGACAAAGATACTTTCGCTGTTCCGCTCGGCGAACTACTGGAAGCAGCCCAGGAGGGCAAGCAGATGCGCCTGGAGCGCGACACCGGGGAAGTCGACGATGCAGAATTAGATATGCAG CTTGGCGAGTTTGAGCGCCTGCAAGGCTTGGATGGAGCAGGCTCCCCGAGTGCGCGCTACCGAGGGAACCAGAAAGGAGCGGATGATACGAGACGAGGCATATTCGACCGTTTTGGAGGGAAACGCGATGAcgagacagcgagcgcggGTGGAGGTAGTACGCCTTCGCGCCTGCCTAGAGATCTAAGCGTGGGagaaagcgacgacgagggcagcggcgggcgcacaGCTGCtagcgcgcgacgcgaccCTACGCAGAAGGGGCGGAGCGGAGGAAGTCTTGGCACGGATGATGACGACATGGACGAGCATCAGAGACAACTTGAGGAACTGCAAAAACAAGGCACCCTCGATATTCTCAGAGAATTCATGGAGCCGTCCGAGATGGG GGCAGGGTCGACTGAaggagcagagacagactcGCGTGAGTCGTCGCTGAACGGGTTCGGATTCGAGCGAACTCGCTTCGGAGCGGGAGCTTCGGGGCGTGGAAAAGGCGATTTGActggcagcggccgccgcgtctcctgggACGACATTTCTGAGTCCGACAGGGCTCGACTGCTGAGCgtccgcgacagccgcctcCGAGAGTTGGTCGACGAGAAGTTTCAGAAGGATCGCGAATGGACTGAAGGCGTAAACAGGCGGCTGGAGATGCTTGAGAGAGGTCTCGCCGATGTCACCCGCGCGGTGCAGCAAGTCGCAGATGGGACCAAGGAAATGAACGTGAAAGTGCAAAAGTGGTTCGCCGTCACCGCCGCCCAGCTCGATAAACTCCAG agaggagacggcgcccCTGGACCAGACCCGAATTTCCTCGCTTCTCTGGAGACGCGCCTCCACTCGATGGAGCGCGACGCTGAGGAGCGGGCAGACAACCGAGGATCCGTTGGAAGGCAGCTGCGGGACATTGATCATCGTATGACCATCGGCGAGAGGTACCAACAGCAGATCTCCCAGACACTCGCCGAG CTGAAAATTCAACTGGCAGGCGTGGAACGACGATTGGGTGGCATAACGCCCGCGTCAACCGGGGAAAAACCCGCGGTTCCACAG CTTGTGGTTGACGAGATCGTAGTTGCAGACGGTCGATCACGGTGGTCACATCCGCTGCTcacggaggacgaagaggaagaaggcgatgAAACAGAACAAGAAGAGGCACAGACCCCACGGCGACCATGGCGTTGCTGTTACTGTtgcgcgaagaagccggCCTCGAGAGCGTCCAGAGAGGCGTGCGCAGGCTCGGCGGGACATGAAGGCACGCCATCGGGTCGCGCGACCCGTGGTCTTTCTGATTCCGGCGATGCCGGTAGCCGCAGCAAAGATCTGCCGGAGCTGCTTTCCACGACAGAGGCTGTTCTGAAGAAGGCTGAAAAGATTGACCGCTACGGTGAAGAACTGGGCGACCTCATTCGCTGTCTGGCGAGCTCCACAGCTCCCGACGGCCTTAAGGGTTTGAACTCTATTGAACGGAAGCTTCTAGCGTTTGCGGGGACTCCGCAGACTTTTGAGGCACTCCACACATTTGAAAGCGCTTTAGATCGATTGCGTGTTACCGGGGCAGGGCTACCGGATTCCCCCGCTTTGTACTAA
- a CDS encoding uncharacterized protein (encoded by transcript BESB_026800) — protein MKQAREPVDAQNSQLAQALQETLRLVGGEKEEAAKRGLLNAAVDRLIARV, from the coding sequence ATGAAACAAGCGCGAGAGCCGGTCGACGCACAGAACTCGCAGCTCGctcaggcgctgcaggagacgctgcggctggtcggaggcgagaaggaagaagcagcgaagagagggcTGCTCAATGCGGCAGTGGACCGCTTGATAGCTCGGGTTTAG